A stretch of DNA from Ranitomeya variabilis isolate aRanVar5 chromosome 1, aRanVar5.hap1, whole genome shotgun sequence:
atcgtgggggggtttttgcgaccgccggtaaacggtttattaccagcgatcgcaacctgggggtcggtaaaaaaaccaaccaaaaatcatgttctctggggtcttggctacccccgtcaaccgagaccccagagaaaatccaactctggggggggtgctattcactttttcctcagcgccattaattaattgccgcagttaaaaggcgtatcggtggtcgttaagaggttaaagtTTAACCGCCTTCCGATGTTTTCTTGTTGGTGTTGGACAGAAGCTAGCTTATTGCAAAACCTAACAAAACTACTTATGTGCGCTTCTCAAATAATGTATGACAGTTTTTAATACTCATATCAATTgtgttgcagatttcagcttttAGCAGAATCATTCAGCACTTGGATATTGTGAGAAAATGAATTGTTTTCTTGGGACATACAGCAACTATTACCGAATGTTCTTTATCCTTATTACTGAGGAAATAACTGAAACAAACAGACCACTGAGAGGTCATATAGTACAGATACGTACTAGTACACATCTGGTGAATTCATctgtattaggccggcctcacactcagcgtataaaattacggtccgttttttacggccgtaatacgcctcaagcttcgaaatacggtgatccgtacgaactccgtaggcaaggtgtggtggcgtattttgcgcaggtaatgttgcgtatgtaatccgtatgtccaccgtattgcgtttttttcacgcaacttgacaaaatggacaattaacggtttttgaggctgaacttgatttaaattaccatcatcaaccctatttaaggcccctaCAACAGGTGTCTCCCTCCCATATGGTCATTTTGTGGTTTGCCATCTGTTGGAGTGTTGGGTTAACATTTGTACCATgtctgaccacctgcagttcaccccaacacagcgggttttgtttaactgggtcttgtcgcgtcggtttggccagccataccctgtgattgtggatccgcgaaggaggagcagaagaatgtgggtgcatcctctgttgacccaacgcctcactaaaggccattttcatcggctatatacagctctgcgggcacatccagaaaagttctatctctactgccgcatgacaatccaaacatttgacagattgttggagatattacgcccaggaataacatttcaggacacaatgatgcgcaaagccatctccgccgaggaacgtcttctccttacattacggtatgtattctacatcctcacataccttttgttgtatttatgggtttcctttatttttgacccagaatatgtgtacattaggtcacaagcagatgTGACAAAGATCATAAAATATTTTAGTTAAGCTCCCTTTGTAATTTTGGTTTGTCCCAGCATTGTTTGGGATTTTTTTATGAGAAATGTTTTGTGTGCACTCTTGACCCATATGTAATTTTTTGGTATGTGTTTCTCTTTCAGATTCCTGGCCACTGGATTGTCATTTGCGGGActccacctggagtttttgattggccaatcaaccatttctggcattgtgcgtttaacatgtcggcaaatatgggatagactcaaggaccttgtgatgcctgagccaaaacaggctgattggctcaaaatagcccatgggttccaggtgaattgtgacttcccaaactgcattggagcggtggatgggaaacatatccgggtacgtaagccgccgaactcgggctcccaattctacaactataagcagtttttctctgtagtactgttagctgtagttgacagtaactacaggtttataattgtagacattggggcctatggccgaactggagactctagggtattcaattcgtctataatgggtcggcggctacgtgacaaccagttacatctcccaccaccacaaccactcccaggctccactgcagaaccaatgcctttttttttggtgggtgatgaggcgttccaactgaccagacacctcatgaggccttatccccggcgcaacctggaccaccgtcggaggatatttaatttgcgcctttctagggcgcggagactggttgagtgtgcatttggtattctggtggcaaaatggcgtgtcctccagactgccatacagctcagtgaggctaccgtcactgaagttatcaaagcatcagtcattttgcacaactttacccgcatacatgattgctttgcagatggtaatgatgaacacatgttgcgtagtgtaattaggccaacaccacatggccctcctccgcgccgtcccctttctggagtcaaagttagggatgttttgacaaattattttgtatctcctcagggttctactccctggcaagattatgctgtttctcagttgtaattttcttattttcttgatgtctttgtgaaatataattttttatgccccagaaaaagtactgtgtgtgttgtgtttccttattgaccctatgtttatgtttctagaatatgtgtgtgatgcaataatgattttgaccaaaacatcatttagctttttcaaaaacattttacttAAAGAACCAGCCTTTTTTGGTTTCCCTGttaacatatttttttcatatgttagttttccttttttagggtgaagtttaaaaccagaaaaaacagaaaaggttaaatggtgccaaaaataacacaaaaccatggtaggcagctcacaaatataaagattaggccacaaaacaacaatacattacaaatccctgtaagttggcgggggagatggtgcctgctctgggtcctggtcagggggcctttgttgggccaatgtgacttcatcctgtgaggatgcactggcttgtggcacagaatactggccttgtccatattggccagttgggtggtgtccataagccaattgtctctgtgcctcatgctgacggacatattggcttgcatcatacccaagcccaaaatggccatgttgtccaaacccaggttgggaccagcctacatcactgggtctggaaaagttgccatattgggattgggggttgtaggctgccatttggtagactgatggcctttgtatatttggtggtgggaggggttgaggtggaggcatacgtggaggaggtgctgcaaatcctgattgatcttgctcctgttgagggaattgaaggcgcaagaggttggtttgggaaagctgccttcgctcaagatattcaaacacctcataggggttatttggagctgtgcttaaatcaatcaggatttgcatacaccctctcacacgtagcctcacctcacggggaaggggtctaaggtaacgggcaaggctgcgggcaaaggcctcctctccatcatccgttgctgccctggccaaataattgaggaccccagcgtcaacatcatttcttgttgcttgcagctctctccttcggcgggctctccgtaaaggcccagctgcctgtggggatgacaccagtgggtgtggagggctgctgctctgggcatgttcctcaggcctttcagcatcatgtggtgctgagggtggtggtgctgctgcatcttcctcacttgctgctgcctgctgtgatgatgatgctgatgggtcctcaaggatggatgctgaagcttggaaagatgggcctgccacctcttcatcaacacttacaggatcgatcagagcctccgattccgacccggtctccctctctgtgaggttagactgtgttctgttaataaaaagccaaaaaaaaagggATTAGTTTTTGCCCATTGTTTAATTACACATCTGTGAGCTATATTGTGTCAAAAAACATACACACAACCTCATATCAGACCAAcatctactccactcttatctcaaattcacacatgaatataccagatttttctgtgggatcacaccaaaggttaacaacactatcacaacacatcataatgtggcctaacatttcaagctcaaacaaaaacaggaagacccacatcttcaaacaatcacagaacatccagtaacaaaccaactaacaaaccactgcatgaacatttctaatctcgcctactaccttctcatccatcccttgtagtaggtagtgatgtttggcgggcagagtcctctctcatcCAGGATCCTTTTTGAATTTAGCCTTGTTTACATTATATTTTGCACTATATTTACACATCCTTACATGTAATTGGCAATGTAAGAACCGTAAAAATAACAAGATAAGATTGATTATCAATCAAAATGTGTGGAGAGGTTATTACTTACTGCCTCAGATTCATACTGACATCCAAAAATGAAAGACGGTCATAGTAGATATATTTCCGCTTCTTGAGTGGGGCTGAtgacccacttcttgcccgctgctgtctttcacgccggtattggtcccggatgctgcgccatcgtgtcattacatcatccactgcaattacaTGTTCAAAAATATTGAGCAAGATCAGTAGGAACATAGCTTCTTACAGTtgtcattgtttttgtttttttgtttgttttttttgggggggggtttcttgcaccattatttacatggtgcagcagatgtgaaaggggttacatgcagtggtctatatatcggtcacagttggaaactttacagtcacagactgggaggggagagaaccctgttcttGCAAACATACATTAGGTCGGATTGTGAATGTGAAATAAAAATGCCTTCTGCAAGAATTAGCCTAATGTGACAATTTAGGACAAATAAAGACAAGGGGCAACACCCCTCTGGGCGAGGTATGAGTACCAAGAAATATTTATCCGCGCAACATCAAGATTACCTATGTACATAAACACTTGGCCTTGTTAATCAGCTTTGGGATTTGACAAAATGGACATAAATGACACAGATATCTAAAAATGATTCTTCAAGTCATCATGTAGGGAAAGCATCTTGTAAAGTCAAATCTGGGgaatacatgagtgtacttacttagtcttgtctggtccgcacgtggccgttgggcataatcagggaataggaggccacagatggccctccaagctgcctctttcctggcccggttggagtagtttggatcccgctggtcccatatttctggcctttcttggaccaggatgaggagcatgtccacattaattagactggccatgatgcatgcaactctgtggaggcgagccccagacttccgggatgtctgtgtggcgttttcagctaattagcatgtctgggattcatgattgagagcttggctcaattccttgcacctggcgttggctggcgtatttctcgcaagtcacactgctggtccgtgtgtaatccgtatttttcacgcacccatagactttcattggcgatttttttgcgcaacacggtgacaaacgcagcatgctgcgattttctatggccgtacaagaccgtatattacggatccgtaaaatacggcagataggagctgggacatagggaatcattgggccatgtttaatgcgtattttacggacgtagtttatgcgctcatacgtccgtaaaactcgctagtgtgaggccggccttagactgGGGTACATAAGACCCACTAGAGGAAATGACTGAGGGATCACGGTCCAAGTGTAGCAAATGTTcagttttaggctggtttcacacttgcgtacggGAGGgtattaagccctgcccactgcagcACTTCTTCCATTTTGGTGCTGCActgaccacaacaaaatgcaacattttgcaTGGGTTGCTTGATTTTGTGTTCTTATTTTGAAAAGTTTAGTTGCTTTGTTGAATGGGTTGTTgggtgtcaagttcccgctgctgcacagggggaatctggaaccatgtctgctgcggtctcccattctcctccagtcgcagtggaacctgctcagcggaggcatcggtcccagcgtctggctcaagttgatactgtgtgaatggttactgctgcctttccaggctctgcctttgcagccagcactgatcagcagtgagcaggcctttctgggactaagtcctttcccatactgagcatgcccacgggacgacctcccattggaggtcgggggtcacatgctcaggtcctgttgcggctcccattggaccatcaggaaggtcctggagcgctactgctataaaaggtttgcatggccgctcggccatacgctagtgtaaacttatttacttgtgtgtagatgaatgcctgtcgatggatgaaagctctgaatcattcccatccctagtgttgttgcctgctcgcgaatggtggaagctacctagctctagacagtgctactctgcacatccagcacacaattcagcgtctctcagcagtgaccgccagtgcagtgCCGTGCGCTTAGTGCTCTTTCTAGGCCCtgattagggtggttagtggcatccaccagagcggcgTTAAATGCACTCTTTTGCAATAAATTAttgcactggtcaacagcatttttggtgccaaagatatttcatcgaatttagggtatttttggggtgctgattctgaatatgtcatcatttttgccagattggctcaagtttttgagatttttggtatcttatttatagcacttgttggtaaatgcgacgcatcatctcattaatttctttggattagtacttgaactgagcagttctcaatatagttttgtgttaattagtgttctaaaagtttgttcccagcttgatttttgcactaactttatgttgttgtctgttttccagtgaaaagcatgaactcatcaagaagaagttgtcttaacgatccagactcattctgttacatttgtggtgaatacacactgccaaaacatagaagaaacataacagacttcgtaaaaaaagtgtattttgcctattttggggttatgcttggggaccaagacaagttttgggcaccacacatagtgtgcaaagcatgtatcgaattattacgaaaatggagcaaaggacaaagaaaaagcttcaaatttggtgttccaatggtgtggagagagccaaaaaatcatcatgatgactgttatttatggtaaacacaggtacaggcacatcttcacaatgagggacaggccttcttgcagattccatgttactcccattttcgtttcttatgcttattgaatccttgcacttgcactgcacagaaataacagtcatcatgatgattttttggctctctccacaccattggaacaccaaatttgaagctttttctttgtcctttgctccattttcgtaataattcgatacatgctttgcacactatgtgtggtgcccaaaacttgtcttggtccccaagcataaccccaaaataggcaaaatacactttttttatgaagtctgttatgtttcttctatgttttggcagtgtgtattcaccacaaatgtaacagaatgagtctggatcgttaagacaacttcttcttgatgagttcatgcttttcactggaaaacagacaacaacataaagttagtgcaaaaatcaagctaggaacaaacttttagaacactaattaacacaaaactatattgagaactgctcagttcaagtactaatccaaagaaattaatgagatgatgcgtcgcatttaccaacaagtgctataaataagataccaaaaatgtcaaaaacttgagccaatctggcaaaactgattgcatattcagaatcagcaccccaaaaataccccaaattcattaaaatattttggacaccagaaaaaaattttttttttgttgacctgtgttattaatacagttctacccctgacaccacagtaacggtgtcaagcgaaagaggtctagaggaactctttccccatgTCTTGGGACAGACTTCTTTGACCATTTACTtgagctctctgtgcggtatcacggccctgtgacgcaacagggttcgcttccttcataccgggtaaagctatcccgtgtgtgtattcacaatataccgccatctagtccgccattaccgagcagcaggtgtcctttctgcacggtggaccccggactgtgaatgcacctcatatcctctctaaatattatttggtgcgttccgccagtcctaactggCTTGGATTCAGTTTTgcactatttggatgattttttgtgtcTTCGGGCGGCTGGGTCCACTGTTTGTTCCTTACTGCTTTGGACGGTTGAACAGGTAGCTTCTCATTTTAGTATTCCATTGGCCCTGGAGAAGACGCAGGGTCCCTCAACGGTTTTGAAATGTTTAGGAATTGAATTGGATTTAGTTAAGATGGGATGCCGCTTGCCAGAGGACAAGTTGATAGACTTGAATTCTTTTGTGTGGAGGAGGCTTTGAGGGCAAAAAAAATGCACCTGCGCCAATTGGGTAAGCTAAATTTTGAATGCACAATTTTGGGATGAGTTTTTTCACAGCGTTTAGCTCAGGTGACGGCTGGCGTTACACATCCGTTGTAAGATTGAATTCAGAACACAAGGTGGACTTGTCTCTTTGGGTGGATTTTTTCAGTCTTATAACAGCAGGTCAGTATGGCTGGATCGAGTTGTGTCTAATGTGGATCTCGTTTTGTTCATGGACGCATCTGGTTCATGTGGTTTCGAAGCTTATTCTGGTGGGAAATGGTGTGTGGGAGAGTAGCCGGGATTCATGGAAAGCGGCTGTCTGACAAGGAACTTGGCACTGCTGGAAAGTTTCCTATTGTAGTAGCTTTAGAGGTTTAGGGTACTGAGCTGAGGAACAAGAAAGTGCGTTTCTTTTGTGACAATCTGAGTGTCGTGCACTGTGTTAATAACGTGTCGGTTGGTTCTTTGCCAGTTTAGTCTCTGCTACGCTATCTAGCGCTCAGGTGTTTGGTCTTTAATGTCTGGTTTTGTGCTGACCATGTACCAGGAGTTCAGAATTCAATAGCTGATGCATTGTTTCACTTCCAGTGGGATCGTTTTCAGGATTTGGCACCGGATGAGGAGCAGTTGGAGACCAATCGGCCTCAGCGGTTGTGGGAGAGAGTGTCCATTCAGCGTTGAATCTGGTGATGCATTCGGTTAACCCCTGTACATGGTCCCTGTATCTTTCTGCATGGCGTCTTTGGCGAGGGCTTGAGGAATCAGTTGGTGAGCATGTGATGGAATCTGATCGTTCATATTTATTGTTGTTTATGATTGGCAAAGCATGTCAGGAGGGCTTGTCTTTTTCTGTGGTAGTGAGTAAGTTAGCAGGTTTGGCTTTTTTTTAAACTTCTTGGTTGCAGGGATTTTACTAAGGATTTTTTGGTTTATCAGGCAAAGAAAGCATTTCGGAGGAGTTCtccattgttaaagtgtccccggtgtacccttgtgtgtttcgccatTTTGTGACCGACCCGCCAGGTCGTGTTACACCAGGACAGTCACATCATGACATTATAACCAACTGTttcgttttttttttctggtgagccatggcccaaATTCCGGTCATCTGCATGGTGGAACACACTTTCAATAGTTTGCTGAAGTAGCTGTTGTcccaggaagaggtggaagcagaggaggatgcgtaaggaataacaatatctctaaggtcCGAATTTTCATTGCACAAGCGTGTGCCCTGGGAGGGCGGATTACAGCAATCGAGGGGGGTTCatgataccagacaaactgttagtgaaggtgcaggagctgaggaacaaatagagtaggacgaggaagaagaggtgatgggcgcGCAACAGTCAGTAGATGAAGAGGATACTGCTCCCCTCTCTGTTGCCCTTGGTTGGTataaggggatggaggaagcaagcttaagtgttaccccgccaccaacacaccatggacttaaaCCTCATGTAAGTGCCCAACACATAAGCACCTCCATGTTGCAGCAGCagaagcagtgtaagtggcatacgcaatttctgtgagtcgtttcacataATTTTTAGATCACTAACAAAACAGAGTTACGAGTCTGACACAGAGTGAATGacaggagaggatggtgcaggaatatCTCGGGCTCAGTATCAATGACATCAGGGAGGAGGTTGaactcttttgcattttggtcttcaaaaatggaagggtGGCCTGAGCTCgtctgtcacaccttggaggttttgccaTGCCTGACAGCCAGCGTTTTCACAGAATGTGTCTACAGTGCTGCTGGagatgtcctgatggataagcgcatccggctgttctctgaaagtgtagaccacttaACTTTCAGGAAGATGAACAAgtaatggatctccaatgacttttgcacccccatcacagactaggcgatggtgtagctTTTAGTGTGTACttcattgatcttgcattattacAGTCTGTGACACCATTTTCATTACTACTGCTGCTGATATTTCtagtttttgaaatgtggagactccaagttgggtctccatctggttgaTTGCCTGTAGTAGAAAGGGTCTCAGCGCACCAggtctacacctgtcactcatccaactcttactgatcaatttgtaaTAGAAATGATGGGTCAGACCCCGTTACATCCATCCATGCTGCACCATTATAtattttctactgtgggtcaattgatgccccaAATGCACAATTAAATACAATTATATGTGTAAATGCACAATTATATGCACAGAAATGCAAAGGTATGGCATGCCTCTGGGTTTTTTTTTgagcatatatttgtgtttcttcagaaactttgttatatCATACCCGAGGAAGGGACCTAcaaagtctcgaaagcttgctttgtaacatcatttattttatttttgttagccattaaaaggtatcataactacaagattattttgtttttcccactgagagcaTTGTGCTGTTAGTTTATTATCACTGCAATAcaatttttgggattttttttatttgtagATGCTTCATATTGATAATTTATATGTATGCATAGTGATTTCTCAGCATAAATATAGTCCATGTGTTTACATGTTTTTGCCATCACTTAATTTGGGCTTATGGAACTCTGTGGGTATAGATTTTAATCACCACATGCTTTGAGATCCAGCATTGCCACTTATTTTCAAGACTTTTACggtttgtgactgattctaaaaaaactgatgtgtgaaagagggctTAGCTCCAGCAAACTTCATTGTTTATGTATTGGAGAACTACTTACATTAAGCATTTATTATGTTTCTAGGGCAATAGAGGTTAGACAATAACTCTATTATGAGAATGTCAGTTTATTCTGTTTATATAACCCCTTTTTGGGATGTCTTAAGTGTTTTTATATTCATGTGCTATTTGTCTTTCCTTACATAAATTTGTTTAGTATTTCATACAAAAAAATATTTATCCTCCACTAATTATAGGTGTACCTTTGCATCTTGTCCTAGTCATAATAGAAACTTCACTTCAGAATATATGACTATACGGCATTCTGTACAAAGCCCACTGAAACCCACACTTAACTATAAATATAAAACACCAGACTGCATGACATTGGAAATAATGGCAACAGCAACCTCGTTTATGAAATAATCTATAAACATAAAGAACATTAAACAACATTAACTTGACTCTGAAAAGGAGGAGGGTAATTGAAGGTTCAACTATTTTGAAAACTGCAACAAACAGCTCCACCATGCCACCCCCAGCCACACCACTACTGACCCAGAGGGACCCAGCTGACTGTTGCCCATACCAAAAATGTCCTGCTGATATCTCTCCCAGTAGGAACCATTTTCTATTTTAACAACAAACAGCTCCACCATGCCACCCCCAGCTGCACCTCAACCAGCCCAGGGAGACCCATCTGACTTTTGCCCATACCAAAAATGTTCCACTGAGACGTCTCTCAGTAGGGACCCGTTTCCAATTTTAACACCCGCTTAATACTGATTGGAGTCACCCATCCCTGCAgtgggctcccccatcctcctttggTATATGCAACATCCTTCAAAACCCGTCCTTTTCCGCCAACTGCTGTGACAATTTAATAAATAACTTAAAATGCAAGATTGCAAAGCAAGTAGGGTAAGCGGGTGGGATATTCAAGGTACACTAAGACTATCCCGAATTAACTATCCCCAACTGCCCCTCCCTTATGTATCCCCCACAGGGATCCCTCCCACTAGCCAATTAAATAATCACACATTATCCCCCTGTCCCTATACTCCTTCCCCATAAATTCAGGCCCAAACTCTATTCCTCATGTTAACCCCTTACCAGCACAAAATACTGCCTAGCAGACCTCCTGAGTTATGCGGCCCTCCCCTTAATCCCCTTATGCAGGATACAGTCCAGGCCATTactctctattagtgatgagcgagtgtactcattgctcgggttttccagagcacgctcgggtgtcttccgagtattttttagtgctcggagatttaattttcatcacggcagctgaatgatttacagctactagccaggcttagtacatgtgggggttgcctggttgctagggaatccccacatgtaatcaagctggctagtagctgtaaatcattcagctgccaggatgaaaactaaatctccgagcagtcaaatactcggaggtcacccgagctcaTCACTACTCTCTATCCTTCAGAATAGTCTAACACAATACCCTTTGTATCCCACTCCTTCTAGCTGTCTAAGGGAATGACACCTCCCTCAGCTCTGTTATGCCATGGCTGTACTCACTGAAAGTGGAAATAAATCTTATTGTTCCTTAAACTTCTGCACTCTGGATGTTTAGAAATATAGAAATAGTTGCTGGTAGAACTTGCTCTTGAGTTTGCTATCTTTTAACCCTTTCaatctgaagcctgttttcaccttcctgaacagGCAAAatgttttcaattctgaccactgtttttttatgaggtcataactctggaacacttcaatgaatccaactgattctgagactgctttttgtgacttattgtacttcatgatagtggtaaaatttatttggtatgacttgcatttatttgtgagatAATcaaaaatttggcgaacattttcaaaattttgcaattttcaaacttttaatttttatgcccttatatcagaGAATCAtgtcactcaaaatagttaataaataacatttcacaaatgtttactttacatcagcacaatttttgaaattttttttgttaggaagttataagggttaaaagttgaccagcgaattctcatttttacaacaaaattagcaaaacaatTTTTTCTAGGGACGATCTTACATTTGAAGCAACTTTGAGGGGCCTAcacgacagaaaatacctaaaagtgacaccattctaaaaactgcacccttcaaggtgctcaaaaccacattaaagaagtttattaacccttcacattccattaattcctgtaaagcacttgaagggaaaaaataaacatttaaat
This window harbors:
- the LOC143816925 gene encoding uncharacterized protein LOC143816925 — protein: MFLLILLNIFEHVIAVDDVMTRWRSIRDQYRRERQQRARSGSSAPLKKRKYIYYDRLSFLDVSMNLRQTQSNLTERETGSESEALIDPVSVDEEVAGPSFQASASILEDPSASSSQQAAASEEDAAAPPPSAPHDAERPEEHAQSSSPPHPLVSSPQAAGPLRRARRRRELQATRNDVDAGVLNYLARAATDDGEEAFARSLARYLRPLPREVRLRVRGCMQILIDLSTAPNNPYEVFEYLERRQLSQTNLLRLQFPQQEQDQSGFAAPPPRMPPPQPLPPPNIQRPSVYQMAAYNPQSQYGNFSRPSDVGWSQPGFGQHGHFGLGYDASQYVRQHEAQRQLAYGHHPTGQYGQGQYSVPQASASSQDEVTLAQQRPPDQDPEQAPSPPPTYRDL